One Candidatus Cardinium hertigii DNA window includes the following coding sequences:
- a CDS encoding ABC-F family ATP-binding cassette domain-containing protein translates to MVYKPIQIKGLTLYFSHKTVVEDFNCQITYGSRIALIGKNGSGKSTLLKVMAGIVEPAGGTLYKDKATVIGYVPQIIEDYANLSGGQRLNTAITEALRLDPNVLLLDEPTNHLDKHQRKSLMCLLQAYSGTLIIASHDTELLRNCMDTLWHMDNGAIHIFSGNYDDYIHKINLKRASIESDLERLSRQRKDMHNKLMQTQERASKRKAYGEKKYAADKLALRAAQGSGQNSCSKKKAKIRENKEALFNQLESLRQPALIKPKFFIANHEVARRSVVQISGGLVGYCLDQPLLSDINLTLSGQDRLALAGDNGSGKSTLIKAILGDKSVHKTGEWYVVKREDIGYLDQHYSTLSPSKSVLETISTLVPDWSHAEVRRHLNDFLFRNNEEVNTCVHTLSGGEKARLTLAQIAANPPKLLLLDEITNNLDLETKGHVVQLLKAYPGAMIVISHDTDFLEKIGITQVVDVASFKL, encoded by the coding sequence ATGGTATATAAACCAATTCAAATCAAAGGCCTTACGTTGTATTTCTCCCATAAAACAGTTGTTGAAGATTTCAATTGTCAGATCACTTATGGCAGCCGCATTGCGCTTATTGGCAAGAATGGAAGCGGAAAATCTACACTCCTTAAAGTAATGGCAGGTATTGTTGAACCTGCTGGTGGTACCCTCTATAAGGACAAGGCAACCGTTATCGGCTATGTTCCACAAATTATTGAAGATTATGCAAATTTAAGTGGGGGACAACGCCTTAATACTGCTATCACAGAAGCTTTGCGTTTAGACCCCAATGTGCTGCTGCTTGATGAGCCTACCAATCATTTGGATAAACACCAGCGAAAAAGCTTAATGTGCCTGCTACAGGCTTACTCCGGTACCCTTATCATTGCTTCCCATGATACTGAATTGCTACGCAATTGTATGGACACTTTGTGGCATATGGATAATGGAGCAATCCATATTTTTTCAGGTAATTATGACGATTACATACATAAGATCAATCTAAAACGCGCATCTATCGAAAGCGATCTTGAAAGATTAAGCAGACAAAGGAAAGATATGCACAACAAGCTTATGCAAACGCAAGAAAGAGCAAGCAAAAGAAAAGCTTACGGTGAGAAAAAATATGCGGCAGATAAATTGGCCCTACGTGCCGCTCAAGGTAGCGGGCAAAACAGTTGCAGTAAGAAGAAAGCAAAAATAAGAGAAAATAAAGAAGCTCTTTTTAATCAACTAGAATCCCTTCGACAGCCTGCGCTTATTAAGCCTAAATTTTTTATTGCTAATCATGAGGTTGCTAGACGATCAGTTGTTCAAATCTCTGGTGGTTTGGTAGGGTATTGCTTGGATCAACCGCTGCTGTCTGACATCAATTTAACCCTTTCTGGTCAAGACCGCCTTGCCCTAGCTGGGGATAATGGTAGTGGCAAATCGACACTGATTAAGGCCATCTTGGGCGATAAATCGGTACATAAAACAGGGGAATGGTATGTAGTAAAAAGAGAGGACATTGGCTACTTGGACCAACACTACAGTACGCTTTCCCCCAGTAAGTCCGTACTTGAGACAATCTCAACATTGGTACCAGATTGGTCTCACGCGGAAGTAAGGCGTCACCTCAATGATTTTTTATTCCGTAACAATGAAGAGGTAAATACGTGTGTCCATACCCTTTCAGGCGGTGAGAAAGCAAGGCTAACACTTGCGCAAATTGCTGCTAATCCCCCGAAACTCCTACTGCTTGATGAAATTACCAACAACCTCGATTTAGAAACCAAAGGGCATGTTGTACAACTCCTCAAAGCTTACCCAGGAGCAATGATTGTTATCTCACATGATACAGATTTCTTGGAGAAAATTGGAATAACACAGGTGGTTGACGTGGCCTCTTTTAAGCTATGA
- a CDS encoding ankyrin repeat domain-containing protein, with amino-acid sequence MGVPLHFAAQEGKLDCLTALIKGGADVNLKNKNGSAPLHLAEDLVIKIVLIYYRLMEETRSCHLYSSFKMKARCIFPKACNERIGFSLIK; translated from the coding sequence ATGGGTGTTCCTTTGCATTTTGCAGCACAAGAAGGCAAGCTAGATTGTCTCACGGCTTTAATTAAAGGAGGGGCTGATGTAAACCTAAAAAATAAAAATGGATCGGCTCCTTTACATCTGGCAGAAGATTTGGTCATCAAGATTGTATTGATATACTACAGGCTAATGGAGGAAACGAGGAGCTGCCATTTGTACAGCAGCTTCAAGATGAAAGCGCGCTGTATTTTTCCAAAAGCGTGTAATGAGCGCATTGGTTTTAGCTTGATAAAGTAG